A genomic window from Triticum urartu cultivar G1812 chromosome 7, Tu2.1, whole genome shotgun sequence includes:
- the LOC125523825 gene encoding uncharacterized protein LOC125523825: MSLWPRWTSCCSPPAPSPWDACILLLRCRHMSLCGVVLRNLVKKAAAVLAREKGAGPRWRCEVGTTQVGYAVGQHRRWARSAVTCLPQSFLSRLPRLCVLVQRKSMELPTRIVVGCYKKGGSSARISIRSILDEASNVDTEFAAGRSAEFAGGRRSAEFAEGRRTTVELSNVACVGYSRGMYPLDPCFE, encoded by the exons ATGAGCTTGTGGCCACGCTGGACCAGCTGCTGCAGCCCCCCTGCGCCGTCGCCATGGGACGCctgcattctgctgctccggtgCCGGCACATGTCCCTATGCGGTGTCGTGCTCAGGAATTTGGTGAAGAAGGCGGCTGCCGTGCTTGCGCGCGAGAAGGGCGCCGGACCTCGTTGGCGCTGTGAAGTGGGCACAACTCAGGTTGGGTACGCCGTTGGCCAGCACCGACGGTGGGCACGCTCCGCTGTGACCTGCCTGCCACAGTCATTCCTCTCCCGCCTCCCCCGAC TCTGTGTCCTTGTCCAACGCAAATCAATGGAGCTGCCGACCCGGATTGTTGTTGGCTGCTATAAGAAGGGAGGGTCCTCGGCTCGAATCTCCATCAGGTCAATTTTGGACGAAGCATCCAATGTCGACACCGAGTTCGCCGCAGGAAGAAGCGCCGAGTTTGCCGGAGGTAGAAGAAGCGCTGAGTTCGCCGAAGGTAGAAGAACAACCGTCGAGCTGTCCAATGTCGCATGCGTCGGCTACAGTAGAGGTATGTATCCCCTTGACCCCTGTTTTGAGTAA